Proteins encoded in a region of the Streptococcus sanguinis genome:
- the treR gene encoding trehalose operon repressor translates to MKKYKQLFKQIEKDILEERYAVGDFLPSEHQLTEDYQVSRDTVRKALALLQEEGLIEKVRGQGSKVIKHEQFDFPVSKLTSYQEVVKQNNMQSKTNVVSLEKITVDQKLSDITGFPPYRLVWRIVRQRVVDQIASVLDIDYLDKDIVPDLTREIGEQSIYAYLENDLKLNIAYAKKEFTIDHANDRDKILMDLGKDQQVVSVKSQVYLADGRQFQYTESRHKLDKFRFVDFAKRQKE, encoded by the coding sequence ATGAAGAAATACAAACAATTGTTCAAACAGATTGAGAAAGATATTTTAGAGGAACGTTATGCAGTCGGAGACTTCTTGCCCAGCGAACATCAGCTGACAGAAGACTACCAGGTTAGCCGCGATACAGTCCGCAAGGCTCTGGCGCTGCTGCAGGAAGAAGGATTGATTGAAAAAGTCCGCGGACAGGGTTCCAAAGTCATCAAGCATGAACAGTTTGACTTTCCTGTGTCTAAACTGACCAGCTATCAAGAAGTAGTCAAGCAGAATAATATGCAGTCCAAAACCAATGTTGTCAGCTTGGAAAAGATTACCGTAGATCAGAAACTATCCGACATCACTGGCTTCCCTCCCTACCGACTGGTTTGGCGAATCGTCCGTCAGCGCGTTGTAGACCAAATCGCCTCTGTCTTAGATATTGACTATTTAGACAAGGACATCGTCCCTGACTTGACAAGGGAAATCGGTGAGCAGTCCATTTATGCCTATTTGGAAAATGACTTAAAGCTCAACATCGCCTATGCCAAAAAGGAATTTACCATCGACCACGCCAATGACCGAGACAAGATCCTCATGGACCTAGGCAAGGACCAGCAGGTCGTCTCTGTCAAGTCTCAGGTCTATCTGGCAGACGGCCGCCAGTTTCAATATACAGAGAGCCGGCACAAGCTCGACAAATTTCGCTTTGTGGATTTTGCTAAGCGCCAGAAAGAATAA
- the treP gene encoding PTS system trehalose-specific EIIBC component codes for MGKFEKEAKDLLDAIGGKENVTAVSHCATRMRFVLGDGKKANVKAIEAIPVVKGTFTNAGQFQVIIGNDVPIFYNDFTAVSGIEGVSKEAAKSAAKSNQNPLQRVMATLAEIFTPIIPALIVGGLILGFRNVLEAVHWSMLDGKTITEVSKFWSGINHFLWLPGEAIFQFLPVGITWSVSRKMGTSQILGIVLGICLVSPQLLNAYSVASTPAAEIAKDWVWDFGFFTVNRVGYQAQVIPALLAGLSLSYLEIFWRKHIPEVVSMIFVPFLSLIPALILAHTVLGPIGWTIGQGLSTVVLAGLTGPVKWLFGAVFGALYAPFVITGLHHMTNAIDTQLVADAGGTGLWPMIALSNIAQGSAVFAYYLMKRHDEREAQISLPATISAYLGVTEPALFGVNVKYVYPFVAGMIGSSIAGLLSVTFNITANAIGIGGLPGILSIQAKYMIPFAGVMLVAILVPMFLTFFFHKIGFLTKTEEDPELQAEFAAQEEAEFAGTSKAESSPEVQAADSLTPVTITSPLAGEVKELSQATDPVFAQGLMGRGVVIVPSQGELVSPVNGRVTVFFPTKHAIGILSDEGVEILMHIGMDTVNLEGKGFEGYVSQGDKVKVGDKLISFDIDMIKKAGYVTETPVIITNSDSYQVEELEQLPRAVERGSQLMNAKPL; via the coding sequence ATGGGAAAATTTGAGAAGGAAGCCAAAGATCTGCTAGATGCAATCGGCGGCAAAGAGAATGTCACAGCAGTTAGCCACTGCGCAACGCGGATGCGCTTTGTACTTGGCGACGGTAAAAAGGCCAATGTCAAGGCTATTGAGGCAATCCCAGTGGTCAAGGGAACTTTCACAAATGCAGGGCAATTCCAAGTTATCATTGGAAATGATGTGCCAATCTTTTACAATGACTTCACTGCTGTTTCAGGTATTGAGGGGGTATCAAAAGAAGCAGCAAAGTCTGCTGCTAAGAGCAACCAAAATCCCCTTCAGCGGGTTATGGCCACTCTGGCAGAAATTTTCACACCGATTATTCCAGCTTTGATTGTCGGAGGGTTAATCCTTGGCTTCCGCAATGTCCTTGAGGCCGTGCATTGGTCTATGTTGGATGGGAAAACAATCACAGAGGTATCCAAATTCTGGTCTGGAATAAACCATTTCTTGTGGCTTCCGGGAGAAGCAATTTTCCAATTCCTGCCAGTTGGAATCACTTGGTCTGTTTCTCGTAAAATGGGAACTAGCCAAATTCTTGGGATTGTCTTGGGAATCTGTTTGGTGTCACCACAATTGCTCAATGCTTATTCAGTAGCATCGACACCAGCAGCTGAAATCGCTAAGGACTGGGTTTGGGATTTCGGTTTCTTCACTGTCAATCGTGTTGGTTATCAAGCTCAGGTTATTCCAGCCCTTTTAGCAGGTTTATCTCTATCTTATCTGGAAATCTTTTGGCGTAAACATATTCCGGAAGTAGTGTCTATGATTTTTGTGCCATTCTTATCATTGATTCCAGCTCTGATTCTGGCTCATACTGTCTTGGGTCCTATCGGTTGGACAATCGGTCAGGGGCTTTCAACAGTTGTACTTGCAGGTTTAACTGGTCCAGTTAAATGGCTCTTTGGCGCAGTATTTGGTGCCCTTTATGCTCCATTTGTTATCACAGGTCTTCACCATATGACCAATGCCATTGATACTCAGTTGGTTGCTGATGCCGGTGGTACTGGTCTTTGGCCAATGATTGCTCTGTCCAATATCGCTCAAGGTTCAGCTGTATTTGCTTATTACCTTATGAAACGCCATGATGAGCGGGAAGCGCAAATTTCCCTGCCTGCTACCATTTCAGCTTACCTTGGTGTTACTGAGCCTGCTCTCTTCGGGGTCAATGTCAAGTACGTTTATCCATTTGTTGCGGGAATGATTGGTTCGTCTATTGCGGGTCTGCTTTCTGTAACCTTTAATATAACGGCAAATGCTATTGGTATTGGTGGTTTACCAGGTATCCTTTCTATCCAAGCAAAATATATGATTCCATTTGCAGGAGTTATGCTTGTAGCAATTCTTGTACCAATGTTCCTGACTTTCTTTTTCCACAAGATAGGCTTCTTAACGAAGACAGAGGAAGATCCAGAATTGCAGGCAGAATTTGCAGCTCAGGAAGAGGCAGAATTTGCTGGGACTTCCAAAGCCGAGTCATCTCCAGAGGTGCAAGCAGCTGATTCATTGACTCCTGTAACAATCACCAGTCCGCTGGCTGGAGAAGTCAAAGAATTGAGTCAGGCAACGGATCCTGTCTTTGCACAAGGTTTGATGGGGCGCGGAGTTGTCATTGTTCCTAGCCAAGGTGAGTTGGTTTCACCAGTCAATGGTAGAGTAACAGTCTTCTTCCCAACCAAGCATGCAATTGGCATCTTGTCAGATGAAGGGGTTGAAATCCTGATGCATATCGGAATGGACACTGTCAATCTGGAAGGCAAAGGCTTTGAAGGTTATGTGTCTCAGGGAGATAAGGTCAAGGTTGGCGACAAGCTCATTTCCTTTGATATAGACATGATCAAGAAAGCGGGCTATGTAACGGAAACACCCGTCATCATTACAAACTCAGACAGTTATCAGGTGGAGGAGCTTGAACAACTTCCTCGGGCAGTTGAGCGAGGTAGTCAGTTGATGAACGCTAAGCCACTATAA
- the treC gene encoding alpha,alpha-phosphotrehalase: MTLDKTKVVYQIYPKSFKDTTGNGLGDFRGIIEKLPYLKELGVDMIWLNPFYPSPQRDNGYDISDYTAVDPIFGDMADFEEMVRVGQQHGIDFMLDMVLNHCSIEHEWFQKALAGDSYYQDFFILRDEPTDWLSKFGGSAWAPFGDTGKYYLHLYDVTQADLNWRNPNVRQELFKVVNFWRDKGVKGFRFDVINVIGKDEVLTDCPEQEGKPAYTDKPIVHDYLRMMNEATFGQDDSVMTVGEMSATTIENCILYTAPDRQELSMAFNFHHLKVDYEAGQKWTLKAFDFEELKRLFHTWGKEMSNHEGWSALFWNNHDQPRALNRFVDVENFRNEGATMLAASIHLSRGTPYIYMGEEIGMVDPDYESMEDYVDVESLNAYQSLLAEGQSPEAAFRIIKAKSRDNSRTPMQWDDSVNAGFTTGTPWLKVGKSYPLINVENEIKGPIFTFYQKLIALRKELPIIAEGSYQPAYEDSPQVYAFEREWQGQKLLVLNNFYADPITVDILPDYQNGQVLLSNYGKNQVDHVMTLQPYETLAILVGEN, encoded by the coding sequence ATGACACTTGATAAAACAAAGGTTGTTTACCAGATTTATCCAAAATCTTTTAAAGACACGACTGGTAACGGTTTAGGAGATTTTCGCGGGATTATTGAAAAACTTCCCTATCTGAAAGAGTTGGGAGTGGACATGATCTGGCTCAATCCATTCTATCCGAGTCCACAGAGGGATAATGGTTACGATATTTCTGATTACACTGCGGTAGACCCTATCTTTGGAGATATGGCAGATTTTGAAGAGATGGTAAGGGTTGGTCAGCAGCATGGTATTGACTTTATGCTGGATATGGTTCTCAATCATTGCTCGATTGAGCATGAGTGGTTCCAAAAGGCGCTGGCTGGGGATTCCTACTATCAGGACTTCTTTATCCTGCGGGATGAGCCAACGGACTGGCTGTCCAAGTTTGGCGGCAGTGCCTGGGCGCCATTTGGTGATACGGGCAAATATTATCTGCATCTCTATGATGTGACTCAAGCTGATCTTAACTGGCGCAACCCCAATGTTCGTCAAGAGCTCTTCAAGGTGGTGAATTTTTGGCGAGATAAAGGAGTCAAGGGCTTCCGCTTTGATGTCATCAATGTCATCGGAAAAGATGAGGTGCTGACGGACTGTCCAGAGCAGGAGGGCAAGCCAGCCTATACCGATAAGCCTATCGTCCATGACTATCTGCGTATGATGAACGAAGCAACCTTTGGTCAGGACGATTCCGTTATGACGGTTGGCGAAATGAGTGCTACGACGATTGAAAACTGTATCCTTTACACCGCACCAGACCGGCAGGAGCTATCCATGGCTTTTAATTTCCATCATCTCAAGGTGGACTATGAAGCTGGACAGAAGTGGACGCTTAAGGCCTTTGACTTTGAAGAGTTAAAACGCCTCTTCCATACTTGGGGCAAGGAAATGAGTAATCATGAAGGATGGTCGGCCCTTTTCTGGAACAACCATGATCAGCCGCGAGCTCTCAACCGCTTTGTTGATGTAGAAAATTTCCGCAATGAAGGGGCGACTATGTTGGCAGCCAGTATTCATCTGTCGCGCGGGACGCCTTATATCTACATGGGTGAGGAGATTGGCATGGTGGATCCTGACTATGAATCCATGGAAGATTATGTGGATGTTGAGTCTCTCAATGCTTACCAGAGTTTGCTTGCTGAAGGTCAATCGCCAGAGGCAGCCTTCAGGATTATCAAGGCTAAATCTCGTGATAATTCTCGGACGCCTATGCAGTGGGATGATTCAGTCAATGCAGGTTTTACAACAGGAACTCCATGGCTGAAGGTGGGCAAATCCTATCCTCTTATCAATGTGGAAAATGAAATCAAGGGACCGATCTTTACCTTTTATCAGAAATTGATTGCCTTGCGTAAGGAACTACCTATCATCGCAGAGGGCAGTTATCAGCCAGCCTATGAGGATAGTCCTCAGGTCTATGCCTTTGAGCGGGAGTGGCAAGGACAAAAACTTTTAGTCCTTAACAACTTCTATGCTGATCCGATTACTGTGGACATCCTGCCGGATTATCAAAATGGTCAGGTTCTCCTGTCCAATTACGGCAAGAATCAGGTTGACCATGTGATGACCCTGCAGCCATACGAAACCTTGGCTATCTTAGTAGGAGAAAACTAA
- a CDS encoding endonuclease/exonuclease/phosphatase family protein — MKKQVSYKQLFPTVVLLAAFLSLLFSVRPVGAEEAVSSSTSDAAALTENPTVSDEPVASQAESPSAESGESRPASTETVEKADQAPAAAQAATSGPEVVPNVGTIQGESQASPYEDKEVRVSNVVVTKTDRYGFYVQDVSPDGNSRTSDALYVVSKEKVDVGDKLSLEGRVKEGYMEELSVRQGQPFTKPSGSLTVTMLVASKVTKEGKADLPAPVDIVANMPQDTVDNDINDYQPQSEALDYWESLEGMLTTVKMPRVLGPQYRGDIYVLPEGYQAQPLNNIGGLNLRPNAQNTATIPVYVGNKFIAKAKDYFNGDVVGVVTYRGKIYKLEPTQLPDLVDGGLQRQVSPIYPSEDKLTIASYNIENFSANAKKGETPEEKVTRIANSFINEIHSPDIITLIEVQDENGSVNDGTTSGVKSGEKLAARIKELGGKTYKYTEVAPLDGQDGGKPGSNIRVAFLYDPNRVKLVEREAGTSDEAASFSGGHLVKNPARIAPTNPAFTKVRKSLAAEFEFKGQHIVVIANHLKSKIGDDAVYGSAQPAVQHTQAARIEQAKILNSFVQEGLRQNPNLKFVLTGDFNDFEFSETAKALAGNELINLMQEHDAADRYSYFYRGSNQSLDNIFISKNLAGKAVFAPVHINASFMEEHGRASDHDPVVVQLDFSKDVAASTSDSSQPSQSTGQSSVASEQGAPSQTNPPSSNQTGQGQTASSKKKGLPQTGQNSSSWAVLGLALLMFAFTLKKRSRN; from the coding sequence ATGAAAAAACAAGTTTCTTACAAGCAGCTCTTTCCCACAGTGGTCTTGCTAGCTGCTTTTCTGTCCCTGCTTTTTTCTGTCCGACCGGTCGGAGCAGAAGAAGCAGTAAGTTCGTCGACTTCAGATGCGGCAGCTCTTACAGAGAATCCAACTGTAAGCGATGAGCCGGTTGCCAGTCAAGCGGAGAGTCCATCTGCAGAATCGGGAGAGTCAAGGCCAGCTTCTACAGAGACAGTGGAAAAGGCAGACCAAGCCCCTGCTGCAGCACAAGCTGCGACTAGCGGACCAGAGGTTGTGCCCAATGTGGGAACCATTCAGGGAGAATCACAAGCCTCTCCCTATGAGGACAAGGAAGTTCGAGTTTCCAATGTAGTTGTGACAAAAACAGACCGCTATGGTTTTTATGTTCAAGACGTGAGTCCTGATGGAAACAGCAGGACTTCTGATGCTCTTTATGTTGTTTCTAAAGAAAAAGTCGATGTTGGAGACAAACTTAGTCTTGAAGGTCGCGTCAAAGAAGGTTATATGGAAGAGCTCAGCGTTCGCCAAGGGCAACCCTTTACCAAGCCCAGTGGTAGTTTGACAGTCACCATGCTTGTCGCTTCCAAGGTGACCAAGGAAGGGAAAGCTGACTTACCTGCTCCAGTAGACATCGTGGCTAATATGCCTCAGGATACGGTCGATAACGATATTAATGACTATCAGCCTCAAAGTGAAGCTTTGGACTACTGGGAAAGTTTGGAAGGAATGTTGACGACGGTGAAGATGCCCCGCGTTTTAGGTCCGCAGTACCGTGGAGACATTTATGTCTTACCTGAAGGCTACCAAGCCCAACCATTAAACAATATCGGAGGCCTCAATCTTCGTCCAAACGCCCAAAACACAGCAACCATTCCAGTCTATGTTGGCAATAAATTCATTGCCAAGGCCAAGGATTATTTCAATGGTGATGTGGTCGGAGTCGTGACCTATCGTGGGAAGATTTACAAGTTGGAGCCGACTCAGCTGCCTGATTTGGTGGACGGTGGCTTGCAGAGACAGGTCTCTCCTATCTATCCAAGCGAGGACAAACTGACTATTGCTTCCTACAATATCGAGAATTTTTCTGCTAATGCTAAAAAAGGTGAAACACCTGAGGAAAAAGTGACTAGAATCGCCAATTCCTTTATCAATGAAATCCATAGTCCAGATATCATCACGCTCATCGAGGTTCAAGATGAGAATGGCAGCGTTAATGACGGAACGACCAGCGGTGTCAAAAGCGGTGAGAAACTAGCGGCCCGCATCAAAGAATTGGGCGGAAAAACTTACAAGTACACCGAAGTTGCCCCACTTGACGGTCAAGATGGCGGTAAGCCCGGCTCTAATATCCGCGTGGCCTTTCTCTACGATCCAAATCGGGTGAAGTTAGTTGAAAGAGAAGCTGGTACGAGTGACGAAGCTGCTAGCTTCTCCGGTGGCCATTTGGTTAAGAATCCTGCCCGGATTGCTCCAACAAATCCAGCCTTTACTAAGGTTCGTAAATCCTTGGCAGCTGAGTTTGAATTTAAGGGACAGCATATCGTTGTTATCGCCAATCATTTGAAGTCCAAGATTGGGGATGATGCTGTTTATGGCTCCGCTCAACCAGCAGTTCAGCATACGCAGGCTGCTCGGATAGAGCAGGCTAAAATTTTAAATAGCTTTGTTCAGGAAGGACTGAGACAAAATCCTAACCTTAAGTTTGTGCTGACTGGTGATTTCAATGACTTTGAATTTTCCGAAACGGCTAAAGCATTGGCGGGTAATGAACTGATTAATCTCATGCAGGAGCATGATGCGGCTGACCGTTATTCCTACTTCTACCGCGGCAGCAACCAAAGTTTGGACAACATTTTCATTTCGAAGAACCTGGCAGGCAAGGCAGTCTTTGCCCCTGTCCATATCAATGCCTCTTTCATGGAGGAACATGGCAGAGCTTCAGACCATGATCCAGTAGTGGTGCAGCTGGACTTTTCTAAGGATGTTGCAGCTTCAACATCTGACAGCTCCCAGCCGTCTCAATCAACTGGACAATCTTCTGTAGCATCAGAACAAGGAGCTCCGTCTCAGACCAATCCCCCATCGTCCAATCAAACTGGACAAGGTCAGACAGCTAGCAGCAAGAAGAAGGGACTCCCGCAGACCGGCCAAAATAGCAGTAGCTGGGCAGTCTTGGGATTGGCCCTGTTGATGTTTGCTTTTACTCTCAAAAAGAGAAGCAGAAATTAA
- the pflA gene encoding pyruvate formate-lyase-activating protein yields the protein MVEEKIEEAVDYGKVTGMVHSTESFGAVDGPGIRFIVFLQGCHMRCQYCHNPDTWEMETNKSQLRTVDDVLQEALRYKGFWGNKGGITVSGGEALLQIDFLIAFFTKAKELGIHCTLDTCALPFRNTPRYLKKFDKLMAVTDLVLLDIKEINEEQHKIVTSQTNKNILACAKYLSDIGKPVWIRHVLVPGLTDRDDDLIELGKFVKTLKNVDKFEILPYHTMGEFKWRELGIPYKLEGVKPPTADRVKNAKELMQTESYTEYMNRVHNS from the coding sequence ATGGTTGAAGAGAAAATTGAAGAAGCAGTTGATTATGGAAAGGTAACGGGCATGGTCCACTCCACCGAAAGTTTTGGAGCTGTTGATGGACCGGGTATCCGTTTTATTGTTTTTTTGCAGGGTTGCCACATGCGCTGCCAGTATTGCCATAATCCGGACACATGGGAGATGGAGACCAACAAATCTCAGCTGCGGACCGTGGACGATGTCTTGCAAGAAGCTCTCCGTTATAAGGGCTTCTGGGGCAATAAAGGCGGCATCACCGTCAGCGGAGGAGAAGCCTTGCTGCAGATTGATTTTCTGATCGCCTTCTTTACCAAGGCTAAAGAGCTGGGCATCCACTGTACTTTGGATACCTGTGCCCTGCCATTCAGAAATACGCCTCGCTATCTGAAAAAATTTGACAAACTCATGGCAGTTACCGACCTTGTCCTGCTAGATATCAAGGAAATTAACGAAGAACAGCACAAAATCGTGACCAGCCAAACCAACAAGAATATCTTGGCCTGTGCCAAGTACTTGTCTGATATTGGAAAACCAGTCTGGATCCGCCATGTCTTGGTGCCAGGATTGACCGACCGTGATGATGACCTGATTGAGCTGGGTAAGTTTGTTAAGACACTGAAGAATGTTGATAAGTTTGAAATTCTACCTTACCATACCATGGGAGAATTCAAATGGCGGGAGCTAGGCATCCCTTACAAGCTGGAAGGTGTTAAGCCTCCAACAGCTGATCGAGTTAAGAATGCCAAGGAACTTATGCAGACTGAATCCTATACAGAGTATATGAATCGGGTGCATAATAGCTAA
- a CDS encoding manganese-dependent inorganic pyrophosphatase — MSKILVFGHQNPDSDAIGSSYAFAYLAREAYGLDTEAVALGEPNEETAFVLDYFGVAAPRVITSAKAEGAEQVILTDHNEFQQSVADIAEVEVYGVVDHHRVANFETASPLYMRLEPVGSASSIVYRMFKEHGVAVPKEIAGLMLSGLISDTLLLKSPTTHPTDEVIAPELAELAGVNLEEYGLAMLKAGTNLASKSAEELIDIDAKTFELNGNNVRVAQVNTVDIAEVLERQAEIEAAIEKAIADNGYSDFVLMITDIINSDSEILAIGSNMDKVEAAFNFVLENNHAFLAGAVSRKKQVVPQLTESFNA, encoded by the coding sequence ATGTCTAAAATTTTAGTTTTCGGTCACCAAAATCCTGATTCAGATGCTATCGGTTCATCTTACGCTTTTGCTTACTTGGCTCGCGAAGCTTATGGCTTGGATACAGAAGCTGTTGCTCTGGGTGAGCCTAATGAAGAAACAGCCTTTGTTTTAGATTACTTTGGCGTGGCTGCACCGCGCGTGATTACATCTGCCAAGGCAGAAGGGGCTGAGCAAGTCATCCTGACAGACCACAATGAATTCCAGCAGTCTGTGGCGGATATTGCTGAAGTTGAAGTTTATGGCGTGGTGGACCACCACCGTGTTGCTAACTTTGAAACAGCTAGTCCACTTTACATGCGATTGGAGCCAGTTGGTTCAGCTTCCTCTATTGTTTATCGTATGTTCAAGGAGCACGGTGTAGCAGTTCCAAAAGAAATTGCAGGATTGATGCTGTCTGGTTTGATTTCTGATACTCTCTTGCTCAAGTCGCCAACAACTCATCCGACTGACGAGGTCATTGCACCAGAATTGGCTGAGCTGGCTGGTGTCAACTTGGAAGAGTATGGTTTGGCAATGCTTAAGGCAGGTACAAACTTGGCTAGCAAGTCTGCAGAAGAATTGATTGACATCGATGCGAAAACATTTGAGCTGAATGGAAACAATGTCCGTGTGGCACAGGTCAACACAGTTGATATTGCTGAAGTCTTGGAGCGTCAAGCAGAAATCGAAGCGGCTATTGAAAAAGCAATCGCTGATAATGGCTACTCTGACTTTGTCTTGATGATTACAGATATTATCAACTCCGACTCAGAGATTTTGGCTATCGGAAGCAATATGGATAAGGTCGAAGCAGCCTTCAACTTTGTTCTTGAAAATAACCATGCTTTCCTTGCAGGTGCTGTTTCTCGTAAGAAGCAAGTGGTGCCTCAACTGACAGAAAGTTTTAATGCTTAA
- a CDS encoding YiiX/YebB-like N1pC/P60 family cysteine hydrolase yields MKIQDLQDGDLIFTVRSSEIAAAIRAATGSYSHVAIFFNGEIYHATHENGVVNQDLSDFLQDEDVYDVYRYPAIDADAVFKRAKLHLGKPYNFSFYPQSEGFYCSEYIAEILPVFDTIPMQFGDEGNLISDFWQEYYRELGLDVPLNQPGTNPSQLAQSSKLIYKGELHD; encoded by the coding sequence ATGAAGATTCAAGATTTACAAGACGGAGATTTGATTTTTACAGTCAGATCTTCAGAAATTGCAGCAGCCATCCGAGCAGCAACTGGTTCATATAGTCATGTGGCCATCTTTTTTAATGGTGAGATTTATCATGCAACCCATGAGAATGGTGTTGTCAATCAAGATTTGTCTGATTTTTTGCAGGATGAGGATGTTTATGACGTATATCGCTATCCAGCTATTGATGCAGATGCTGTCTTTAAAAGGGCCAAATTGCATCTAGGAAAGCCATATAATTTCAGCTTTTATCCGCAGTCCGAAGGTTTTTACTGTTCGGAGTATATTGCGGAAATTTTGCCGGTTTTTGATACGATTCCCATGCAGTTTGGCGATGAGGGAAATCTGATTTCTGATTTTTGGCAGGAGTATTATCGAGAATTAGGCTTAGATGTGCCCTTAAATCAGCCTGGGACGAATCCTAGCCAGTTGGCTCAGTCAAGCAAACTAATCTATAAAGGAGAACTCCATGATTAA
- a CDS encoding DUF1803 domain-containing protein, with translation MIKIINPSRLTRQPFFQELIDYLDQHEAVILREIKREFEGVANIDRSIEEYIKAGFIRRENKRYYLTLPLVESLEDLRLDQEVFIRDDSPLYQELLELRFETQLSNQTNAALLMEETDFQRDKLTLANYFYKMQRHFPLSEAQKPLYAVLGDVNPEYALKYMTTFLLKYVRKDELMQKRRDIFVDSLVILGYIRQNEVGKYELQASFDKERLTFQLD, from the coding sequence ATGATTAAAATCATCAATCCCAGCCGCTTGACGCGCCAGCCTTTTTTTCAGGAGCTGATTGATTATTTGGATCAGCATGAGGCAGTGATTCTACGGGAGATTAAGAGAGAGTTTGAGGGCGTGGCTAATATTGACCGTTCGATAGAAGAGTATATCAAGGCAGGCTTCATTCGGCGGGAAAACAAGCGATATTACCTGACTCTGCCTCTTGTGGAAAGTTTGGAGGATTTGCGTTTGGATCAGGAAGTCTTTATCCGTGATGACAGTCCCCTCTATCAGGAGCTGTTGGAGCTACGCTTTGAAACCCAGCTTTCCAATCAGACTAATGCGGCGCTCTTGATGGAAGAGACAGATTTTCAGCGGGATAAGCTGACCTTGGCTAATTATTTTTACAAGATGCAGCGCCACTTTCCGCTGTCTGAGGCACAAAAGCCCCTCTATGCTGTCTTGGGCGATGTCAATCCCGAATATGCACTCAAGTATATGACGACTTTTCTCCTCAAGTATGTCCGCAAGGATGAGCTCATGCAGAAGCGGCGCGACATTTTTGTCGATAGCCTAGTAATCTTAGGTTATATTCGACAAAACGAAGTAGGCAAGTATGAGTTGCAGGCCAGCTTTGATAAGGAGAGATTGACTTTCCAGCTAGACTGA
- a CDS encoding CsbD family protein, whose protein sequence is MSLENKFDQAKGAVKEGVGKVTGDNKTEAEGFVEKTVAKAKEVAEDAKEAVEGAVEGIKNSLDK, encoded by the coding sequence ATGTCACTAGAAAATAAATTTGATCAAGCTAAAGGCGCTGTTAAAGAAGGCGTGGGCAAAGTTACAGGCGATAACAAGACAGAGGCAGAAGGCTTTGTAGAAAAAACAGTTGCCAAAGCCAAAGAAGTTGCTGAAGATGCTAAAGAAGCTGTAGAAGGTGCCGTTGAAGGTATCAAAAACAGCTTGGATAAATAA
- a CDS encoding CPBP family intramembrane glutamic endopeptidase — MKLLMHLRPSKPLKELKWFDIAVITLLMFGQFIYRSTELYLASFAPTASTGATETVTNTASEGAAFSSNFNFQLLMLVLSILYLLLRRFDFKQLPIRMSWSVLLWTPLIFVAVGFFGDIVTTLSGEYNYFDPTLWSYVDLLEIFRKFAELSPMAILYGLLNGFYEEFFFLGLMTSVKDKYKWWALAYSTIIRISFHTYQGMLWALVIGVVYGLFYYFLYKYKVKNLLPFFLMHALADMFGSSLMYVLIKWR; from the coding sequence ATGAAACTATTGATGCACTTACGCCCCTCTAAGCCTTTGAAAGAGCTGAAGTGGTTTGATATTGCTGTGATTACCCTGCTTATGTTTGGGCAGTTTATTTACCGCTCAACGGAGCTTTATCTAGCTAGCTTTGCGCCAACCGCCAGCACAGGAGCTACTGAAACGGTGACAAATACAGCCAGCGAAGGAGCGGCTTTTTCTAGCAACTTCAATTTTCAGCTACTGATGCTGGTCTTGTCCATTCTTTATCTATTGCTTCGGCGCTTTGACTTTAAGCAGCTTCCCATCCGTATGAGCTGGTCGGTTCTCCTTTGGACTCCTCTTATTTTTGTAGCGGTAGGGTTCTTTGGTGACATTGTGACGACACTGAGCGGCGAGTACAATTACTTTGATCCAACTCTCTGGTCTTATGTGGACTTGCTAGAAATTTTTAGGAAATTTGCTGAACTGTCACCTATGGCTATTCTCTACGGACTTCTCAATGGCTTCTATGAGGAATTCTTCTTTCTGGGGCTTATGACCTCTGTTAAGGATAAGTATAAGTGGTGGGCGCTGGCCTACTCTACTATCATTCGGATTTCTTTCCATACCTATCAGGGCATGCTGTGGGCTTTGGTTATCGGAGTGGTATACGGTCTCTTTTACTATTTCCTTTACAAGTACAAGGTCAAGAACCTCCTGCCTTTCTTTCTCATGCACGCCTTGGCGGATATGTTTGGCTCCAGCTTGATGTACGTTCTGATTAAATGGCGGTAA